Within candidate division WOR-3 bacterium, the genomic segment CTTTTTCTATCCGTCGGGCGACTTCCTGAGCAAGACTTTCCGCTTCCAGATCAGATATTTTTTCCGGCTGAACCATCACCCTTATTTCTCTTCCCGCCTGGATTG encodes:
- a CDS encoding ribonuclease Y (protein from Staphylococcus aureus has phosphodiesterase activity against 2'-3'-cAMP and 2'-3'-cGMP) — its product is IQAGREIRVMVQPEKISDLEAESLAQEVARRIEKETQYPGQIKVTLIREKRVVEIAK